From Mariprofundus sp. NF, one genomic window encodes:
- a CDS encoding zinc-dependent alcohol dehydrogenase family protein, giving the protein MRAVLMQEAGNADQLLVGEAEKPACAANEILVQIVAAGINPVDTKVRSNGLFIAEGLPAILGCDGAGIVEAVGADVTRFEPGDPVYYCYGGLGQKAGNYAEYIAVPETYAAMKPDCLDFIDAAAAPLVLITAWEALFDRARINSGQKVFIHAGAGGVGHVAIQLAKLAGCQVATTVSSDEKADLVKQLGADLAINYRSENVSEALLAWTDNVGVDVAFDTVGGDAFNQLVAATRVYGDIVTILQVPADTDWKTIRLRNIRVSQELMLTPMLLGLDEAAEHHSDILEQCGQFFDQQQLSIFVSETLPLELAADAHRLVEAGGMSGKVVLEIQQMDGETDE; this is encoded by the coding sequence ATGCGGGCAGTGTTAATGCAGGAAGCGGGCAATGCGGATCAATTGCTGGTAGGCGAAGCTGAAAAACCGGCATGCGCTGCCAATGAGATCCTGGTCCAGATCGTGGCTGCCGGCATTAATCCGGTCGACACCAAAGTACGCAGCAATGGCCTCTTCATTGCCGAAGGGCTGCCTGCCATTCTCGGCTGTGATGGTGCCGGCATCGTTGAAGCGGTGGGTGCCGATGTGACCCGCTTTGAACCGGGTGACCCGGTCTACTACTGCTATGGAGGCCTTGGTCAGAAGGCGGGCAACTACGCCGAATATATTGCTGTTCCCGAAACCTATGCAGCGATGAAACCTGACTGCCTCGACTTTATCGATGCCGCCGCTGCACCACTGGTGCTGATCACCGCATGGGAAGCACTCTTTGATCGCGCCCGCATCAACTCAGGCCAGAAGGTGTTCATTCATGCCGGTGCTGGTGGCGTTGGTCATGTCGCCATCCAGCTGGCCAAACTGGCTGGCTGTCAGGTCGCAACCACGGTCAGCTCCGATGAGAAAGCCGATCTGGTCAAACAGCTCGGTGCAGATCTGGCGATCAACTACCGCAGCGAAAATGTCAGCGAAGCGCTGCTGGCCTGGACAGACAATGTAGGCGTGGATGTCGCATTTGATACCGTGGGTGGCGATGCCTTCAACCAGCTTGTTGCTGCCACCAGAGTCTATGGCGATATCGTCACCATCCTGCAGGTGCCTGCTGATACCGACTGGAAAACCATTCGTCTGCGCAACATTCGTGTCTCTCAGGAGCTGATGCTCACCCCGATGCTGCTCGGTCTGGATGAAGCGGCAGAACATCACAGTGATATCCTTGAGCAGTGCGGCCAGTTCTTTGATCAGCAGCAGCTCTCAATCTTTGTCTCCGAGACCTTGCCTCTGGAGCTGGCAGCTGATGCGCACCGCTTGGTTGAAGCAGGTGGCATGAGCGGTAAAGTGGTACTGGAAATTCAGCAGATGGATGGTGAAACAGATGAGTAA
- a CDS encoding ATP synthase F0 subunit B, with product MPQFDTTFFSSQIFWTIISFVVLYVVLGRWILPRIAANLQQRTNLIKAEIEDARQQREEVEEIKLDYAEKLSHIDDEAKKLFDESEKRIVERRGQLMDEWKEEMERKTRDFHDEAEAARLKAISDIRAQSADLVIDAAEKVIHQRIDNREAQIALEEAIEELEKPSSKKAD from the coding sequence ATGCCACAATTTGATACTACATTTTTCTCTTCACAGATTTTCTGGACGATCATCTCTTTTGTTGTGCTCTATGTTGTGCTGGGCCGCTGGATACTGCCGCGCATCGCCGCGAATCTTCAGCAGCGCACCAACCTGATTAAGGCTGAGATCGAAGATGCGCGTCAACAGCGCGAAGAGGTTGAGGAGATTAAACTCGATTACGCAGAGAAGCTCTCCCATATCGATGACGAGGCGAAAAAGCTGTTTGATGAGTCAGAGAAGCGGATTGTTGAGCGGCGCGGGCAGTTGATGGATGAGTGGAAAGAGGAGATGGAGCGTAAAACACGCGACTTTCACGATGAGGCCGAGGCGGCACGTCTGAAGGCGATCAGCGATATCCGTGCCCAGTCAGCCGATCTTGTTATTGATGCGGCTGAGAAGGTGATTCATCAGCGCATCGATAACCGGGAAGCACAGATCGCCCTGGAAGAGGCGATTGAAGAGTTAGAGAAGCCGTCGTCTAAAAAAGCAGATTAA
- the atpE gene encoding ATP synthase F0 subunit C, with protein MDVAAMVPIGMGLAALGMAGAAIGIGMIFSKMIEAVARQPEAEPTLAKYAWIGFALVETIALYALVIAFIIMGQS; from the coding sequence ATGGATGTAGCAGCAATGGTTCCAATTGGTATGGGTTTAGCTGCCCTGGGCATGGCCGGAGCTGCCATTGGCATCGGCATGATCTTCAGTAAGATGATCGAAGCGGTTGCCAGGCAACCTGAAGCTGAACCAACATTGGCAAAATATGCATGGATCGGTTTTGCTCTGGTTGAAACCATTGCGCTCTATGCGCTGGTTATTGCCTTTATCATTATGGGACAAAGTTAG
- a CDS encoding F0F1 ATP synthase subunit A: MSGPLEHFRVIIYHDLHIGPLDLSISNTAVYMWVAVTVIVVGLHLMLRRPQLVPGMGQLIAELLYGFVARQTRLNIHGEGERYIPLMFTLFTFILGCNLVGLIPGAFTPTSQLAVTGTLAVGIFLYAAGLRFYRHGWGFFHAFAPQGVPKIMLPLMVPIEMLSFLARPVTLALRLFANMTAGHMALGVLAVLGLAAPWFLQWLPLGFTVIQIGLEVIIAFIQAYIFVVLSCVYIDDALVDH; the protein is encoded by the coding sequence ATGAGCGGGCCACTTGAGCATTTCAGGGTGATCATCTACCACGATCTTCACATCGGGCCTTTAGATCTATCGATCTCCAATACCGCTGTCTATATGTGGGTGGCAGTCACCGTGATTGTGGTCGGACTGCATCTGATGCTGCGTCGCCCGCAACTGGTGCCCGGCATGGGACAGCTGATTGCTGAGCTGCTTTACGGTTTTGTGGCGCGTCAGACCCGCTTGAATATTCATGGTGAAGGCGAGAGGTATATCCCGCTGATGTTTACCCTCTTCACCTTTATCCTCGGCTGTAATCTGGTTGGCCTGATTCCTGGGGCATTTACCCCGACTTCACAGTTGGCGGTTACCGGTACTCTGGCAGTGGGTATCTTTCTCTATGCTGCGGGGTTGCGTTTTTATCGCCATGGCTGGGGTTTCTTTCACGCTTTTGCTCCGCAAGGCGTGCCGAAAATCATGTTGCCGTTGATGGTGCCCATTGAGATGCTCTCCTTTCTTGCCCGCCCGGTCACGTTGGCTTTGAGGTTGTTTGCCAATATGACCGCAGGGCATATGGCACTGGGTGTGCTAGCAGTATTAGGCCTTGCAGCGCCATGGTTTCTGCAGTGGTTGCCGCTTGGTTTTACCGTGATTCAGATTGGTCTGGAGGTGATTATTGCCTTTATTCAGGCCTATATCTTCGTTGTGCTTTCATGTGTCTATATTGATGATGCACTGGTGGATCATTGA
- a CDS encoding AtpZ/AtpI family protein has translation MPKLKQEEHHHGHQWGLRVGTEIVASTMIGLGIGFFLDRWLDTRPIFLIVFAIFGLAAGFINLYQLMVVDLQKKNEPKEP, from the coding sequence ATGCCTAAGCTGAAACAGGAAGAGCATCACCACGGTCATCAGTGGGGATTGAGAGTAGGAACCGAAATCGTTGCCTCAACGATGATCGGTTTAGGCATCGGTTTTTTTCTTGATCGCTGGCTGGATACGCGTCCGATATTTCTTATCGTGTTTGCCATCTTTGGCTTAGCTGCTGGTTTTATTAATCTCTATCAGTTGATGGTGGTTGATCTGCAGAAGAAGAACGAGCCTAAAGAGCCCTGA
- a CDS encoding glutamate synthase-related protein, with protein MNKIALFKLEELKDRQPEHALVANVDLVVIRFDDEVSVLYGRCAHRGALMSDGHVSGDNLICGLHNWDYRLDTGISEYNNSEKLHKFDHWLEDGQIWVDADAIAAWEKTNPQPFYRNSYQGDFQDTHPVPEEPHASFIRHLASFGLSKTGGHGPSGAMGVPRNELPMWDDLQFVTAQLATLPQLDEVAVSTELVIGPRAKRPLKLDIPIFVSDMSFGSLSEEAKTALAKGAELAGTGICSGEGGMLPEEQQANSKYFYELASARFGFSWDKLEKVQAFHFKGGQGAKTGTGGHLPGDKVKGKIAEVRHLPEGQTAVSPSRFPDWDSLDDIKAFADEVRERTGGIPIGYKLSAQHIEKDIDAALEIGVDYIILDGRGGGTGSAPLIFRDHISVPTLPAIARARRHLDTKVNSDVTLIVTGGLRTPSDFAKALALGADGIAVSNAAIQAIGCIAMRACNTNNCPVGIATQKEELRKRLPVEIAAERLARFFIASTDLMKVLARACGHTSLNDFNINDLTTWKRDVADLTGVHFGGDSPLN; from the coding sequence ATGAATAAAATTGCTCTGTTTAAACTTGAAGAGCTAAAAGATCGACAGCCTGAACATGCGCTGGTGGCCAATGTCGATCTCGTGGTGATCCGCTTTGATGATGAGGTGAGTGTACTCTATGGCCGCTGCGCCCATCGTGGTGCCCTGATGAGTGATGGTCATGTCTCCGGTGACAATCTGATCTGCGGCCTGCACAACTGGGACTACCGACTCGATACCGGCATCAGCGAATACAACAACTCGGAAAAGCTGCACAAGTTCGACCACTGGCTTGAGGATGGCCAGATCTGGGTCGATGCTGATGCCATCGCAGCTTGGGAGAAAACCAACCCGCAACCCTTCTATCGCAACAGCTATCAGGGTGACTTTCAGGATACCCATCCGGTTCCCGAAGAGCCGCACGCCTCTTTTATACGTCATCTGGCCAGCTTTGGCCTCTCCAAAACAGGCGGACACGGCCCAAGTGGTGCCATGGGAGTACCACGCAACGAACTGCCGATGTGGGATGATCTGCAGTTTGTTACCGCGCAACTTGCCACGCTGCCCCAGCTCGATGAAGTCGCTGTCTCAACCGAACTGGTCATTGGACCACGCGCCAAACGACCGCTAAAACTGGATATTCCCATCTTTGTCTCAGATATGAGTTTCGGCTCCCTCTCGGAGGAGGCCAAAACCGCACTGGCCAAAGGAGCAGAGCTGGCTGGCACCGGCATCTGTTCCGGTGAAGGCGGTATGTTGCCGGAAGAGCAGCAGGCCAATTCAAAATATTTCTATGAACTGGCCTCAGCCCGCTTCGGTTTCTCGTGGGACAAACTGGAGAAGGTTCAGGCCTTCCATTTCAAAGGTGGACAGGGTGCCAAAACAGGTACTGGTGGTCATCTTCCCGGTGACAAGGTGAAAGGTAAAATCGCCGAGGTACGTCATCTTCCGGAAGGCCAGACTGCCGTCTCCCCTTCCCGCTTCCCCGATTGGGATTCGCTCGATGATATCAAAGCTTTTGCCGATGAAGTGCGCGAACGTACCGGTGGCATTCCGATTGGATATAAACTCTCTGCCCAACACATCGAAAAAGATATTGATGCCGCTTTAGAGATTGGCGTGGATTACATCATCCTCGATGGTCGTGGTGGCGGCACAGGTTCTGCTCCACTGATCTTCCGCGACCACATCTCTGTACCTACATTGCCTGCGATTGCTCGCGCCCGCCGCCATCTCGACACCAAGGTGAATTCAGATGTCACCCTGATTGTCACTGGCGGCTTAAGAACCCCTTCCGACTTTGCCAAAGCGCTTGCTCTCGGCGCAGACGGCATCGCCGTCTCCAATGCCGCGATTCAGGCTATTGGCTGCATCGCCATGCGGGCATGCAACACCAACAACTGCCCGGTTGGCATCGCCACCCAGAAAGAGGAGCTGCGCAAACGCCTGCCAGTAGAGATTGCTGCTGAACGACTGGCTCGATTCTTCATCGCTTCGACTGATCTGATGAAGGTGCTGGCCCGTGCCTGCGGCCATACCTCTTTGAATGACTTCAACATCAACGATCTCACCACATGGAAGCGCGATGTTGCCGACCTCACGGGTGTTCACTTTGGTGGCGATTCGCCTTTAAATTAG
- the msrA gene encoding peptide-methionine (S)-S-oxide reductase MsrA has translation MELERAILAGGCFWGMQDLIRKLPGVNSTRVGYSGGNVAHATYRNHGTHAEAIEIIFDPEAISYRKLLEFFFQIHDPTTPNRQGNDRGSSYRSAIYYLNETQKEVALDTIADVDASGLWPGKAITEVEPAGDFWEAEPEHQDYLLLHPGGYSCHYPRADWVLPKRRQ, from the coding sequence ATGGAACTTGAACGCGCAATTCTGGCCGGTGGCTGTTTCTGGGGCATGCAGGATCTGATCCGCAAACTGCCGGGCGTTAACTCTACCCGTGTGGGATACAGCGGCGGCAATGTTGCCCATGCCACCTACCGCAATCACGGCACGCATGCAGAAGCAATTGAGATTATCTTCGATCCTGAGGCAATCTCATACCGCAAGCTGCTGGAGTTCTTTTTCCAGATTCACGATCCGACTACGCCGAATCGTCAGGGCAACGACAGGGGTTCATCCTATCGCTCGGCCATCTACTATCTGAATGAGACACAGAAAGAGGTCGCCCTCGACACCATTGCTGATGTCGATGCCAGCGGCTTGTGGCCTGGCAAGGCCATCACTGAAGTCGAACCTGCAGGTGACTTCTGGGAGGCAGAGCCTGAGCATCAGGATTACCTGCTACTCCATCCTGGTGGTTACAGCTGCCACTACCCGCGAGCTGACTGGGTACTGCCAAAACGTCGGCAGTAA
- a CDS encoding LysR family transcriptional regulator, protein MTLEQLRALCAVVEKGGFHAASQSLFRSQSAISIAIKNLEQELCISLFDRKDYRPALTPQGQVLYGKAKSILSRSEDLSSTARHFAEGEETEVSIALGAIAPVEEVLSVIREVSESAPATRMSLQIENMGGTLERLLEKDVDLAIAERFMPIAHTEEVPLTSTEMVSVISADFPLAIRHPAISKSDLEQYVQVVVRDTSRNQPKQTAGVLEGAHQWLVNDFDMKKRMILSGAGWGRMPLHRVAEELADGRLLALSGKELDPLKIDIYLFRRANEPMGPIGERLWQLLQKCRY, encoded by the coding sequence ATGACATTGGAACAGTTGCGCGCTTTATGTGCTGTGGTTGAGAAGGGTGGTTTTCATGCCGCCTCCCAATCTCTTTTTCGTAGCCAGTCGGCTATCAGTATTGCCATCAAGAATCTGGAGCAGGAGCTCTGCATCTCCCTGTTTGACCGCAAAGATTATCGACCGGCTCTAACCCCGCAAGGACAGGTACTCTACGGCAAAGCCAAAAGTATTCTCTCCCGCAGCGAAGATCTCTCCAGTACAGCCCGTCACTTTGCCGAGGGGGAGGAGACCGAGGTATCTATTGCTCTTGGTGCTATCGCCCCGGTTGAAGAGGTGTTGTCGGTGATCAGAGAGGTTTCCGAGTCGGCACCCGCCACACGCATGAGCCTGCAGATTGAGAATATGGGCGGCACGCTGGAGCGGCTGCTGGAGAAGGATGTTGATTTAGCTATAGCAGAGCGTTTCATGCCGATTGCCCATACTGAGGAGGTTCCACTAACCTCAACCGAGATGGTCAGTGTGATCTCTGCCGATTTTCCTTTGGCGATCCGACATCCGGCTATCAGCAAGTCCGACCTGGAGCAGTATGTACAGGTGGTGGTGCGTGATACCAGTCGCAATCAACCTAAACAGACCGCAGGTGTGTTGGAGGGGGCGCATCAGTGGCTGGTGAATGATTTTGATATGAAAAAGCGCATGATTCTCTCCGGTGCGGGCTGGGGTCGAATGCCGCTGCACCGGGTTGCCGAAGAGCTGGCTGATGGACGCCTTTTAGCACTTTCAGGCAAAGAGCTCGATCCCCTAAAGATCGATATTTATTTGTTTAGACGGGCGAACGAACCGATGGGCCCCATCGGCGAACGCCTCTGGCAACTGCTTCAGAAGTGTAGGTATTAG
- a CDS encoding cytochrome b — MLRNSSTSYGLVAILMHWTMALVIFAMFALGLWMVELNYYDNWYHDAPYIHKAIGMLLLFLLIFRFGWRLTNTRPQLMGEAWEKFIALLVHRSHYLLLFAITITGYLIPTAEGVGIDLFGWFTVPASFSFTKEQADLIGLIHLYVAWAVIGLAAAHAGAALKHHFIDRDNTLLRMLGINKKN; from the coding sequence GTGTTACGCAACTCATCCACATCATACGGTCTGGTTGCTATCCTTATGCACTGGACAATGGCACTGGTGATATTCGCCATGTTCGCACTCGGCCTCTGGATGGTGGAGCTGAACTATTACGACAACTGGTATCACGATGCTCCCTACATCCATAAAGCTATTGGTATGCTGCTACTGTTTCTGCTTATCTTCCGTTTTGGCTGGCGCTTAACCAATACACGTCCACAGCTAATGGGTGAGGCATGGGAGAAGTTCATCGCCCTGCTTGTGCATCGCAGCCACTACCTGCTGCTCTTTGCCATTACCATCACCGGTTATCTGATTCCAACTGCTGAAGGTGTGGGTATTGATCTGTTCGGATGGTTCACGGTACCTGCCAGCTTCTCATTCACCAAAGAGCAGGCTGATCTGATCGGCCTGATCCATCTCTATGTGGCCTGGGCAGTGATTGGACTGGCTGCAGCCCATGCCGGCGCTGCCCTGAAACATCACTTTATTGACAGAGATAACACCCTGTTACGCATGCTTGGCATCAACAAGAAAAACTAA
- a CDS encoding YceI family protein has translation MKMKHLLTSLILALGITTAAQATENYAFDIKGQHAFIQFKVKHLGYSWLIGNFNTFNGSYSYDEANPANNSVTVDIDVASIDSNHAERDKHLRSADFFDVAEFPKATFTSTSFKDNGDGTAVLTGNFTLRGVTKAISFDVKQIGAGKDPWGGFRRGFEGSTTLHLSDYNMTKAGMLGPVAENVELFFSIEGVRQ, from the coding sequence ATGAAAATGAAACACCTGTTAACATCACTGATTCTGGCACTTGGTATTACCACCGCTGCACAGGCCACTGAAAATTATGCATTCGATATCAAAGGCCAACACGCCTTTATCCAGTTTAAAGTTAAACATCTGGGTTACAGCTGGCTGATCGGTAACTTCAACACATTTAATGGATCATACAGCTATGATGAGGCCAATCCGGCCAATAACAGCGTTACGGTCGATATTGACGTGGCAAGTATCGACTCCAACCACGCTGAGCGTGACAAACACCTGCGTAGTGCAGACTTCTTCGATGTCGCCGAATTCCCGAAAGCCACATTCACCAGCACCAGCTTTAAAGACAATGGTGACGGCACAGCAGTGCTGACAGGCAACTTCACCCTGCGCGGTGTCACCAAAGCGATCTCATTTGATGTAAAACAGATCGGTGCCGGTAAGGATCCATGGGGTGGTTTTCGTCGTGGTTTTGAAGGCTCAACCACGCTGCACCTCTCCGACTACAACATGACCAAAGCCGGCATGCTCGGCCCGGTTGCTGAGAATGTGGAACTCTTCTTCTCCATCGAAGGTGTTCGTCAGTAA
- a CDS encoding nitroreductase family protein, whose product MSQNRTGIESDIHPIIANRWSPRAFDQDRGVETEKLASCIEAARWSSSCFGDEPWRFIVADKSTDPNGWQQMLTTLAEKNQLWAQHAPVLILACAANNFSQNGKPNRWGQYDTGQAIMSLALQATSTGLITHSMGGFDPAAAIATFNIPDDFTAMSVTAVGYPGAIETLDENFRAAESVERSRKPISEIAFTTWNRSWNSEEQI is encoded by the coding sequence ATGAGCCAAAACAGAACAGGTATCGAAAGTGATATCCACCCGATCATTGCAAACCGCTGGAGCCCACGCGCTTTTGATCAGGATCGGGGAGTAGAAACCGAAAAGCTGGCCTCCTGCATAGAAGCAGCACGCTGGTCCTCATCCTGTTTTGGTGATGAGCCGTGGCGTTTTATTGTGGCAGATAAATCGACAGACCCGAATGGCTGGCAGCAGATGCTGACCACACTGGCAGAGAAGAACCAGCTCTGGGCACAACATGCACCCGTGCTGATTCTGGCCTGTGCTGCCAATAACTTCTCACAAAATGGTAAACCCAATCGCTGGGGGCAGTACGATACCGGCCAGGCAATAATGTCACTGGCTCTGCAAGCTACTTCCACGGGCCTGATCACCCACTCAATGGGTGGTTTTGACCCGGCTGCGGCAATAGCCACATTCAACATCCCCGATGATTTCACTGCCATGAGTGTCACGGCAGTCGGTTATCCGGGAGCGATTGAAACGCTGGATGAGAACTTCCGGGCCGCTGAAAGCGTTGAACGCAGTCGCAAACCGATCAGTGAAATCGCATTCACCACATGGAACAGAAGCTGGAACAGTGAGGAGCAGATATGA
- a CDS encoding alkene reductase, translating to MNKDLLSPIALAGHTLNNRMVMAPLTRNRAPGSLANAMMVKYYAQRSSAGLIITEGTQISEQGVGYPATPGIYSQQQIDGWKQVTNAVHEQGGAIFAQLWHCGRISHPSFHNGELPVAASAIKPAGQAVTYEGMQTFVEPRALFAEEIPGIIEQYRHAAACAKEAGFDGVEIHAANGYLIDQFIRDGSNNRSDQYGGSLENRTRLLLQIVAAVGSEIGFHKVGVRISPINAFNDISDSDPQSTFNHVASSLSGLGLAYLHVVEVDMTGQSDPEFDMQQLRDRFDGLYIANGGYDKTRGNQSIAENRADMIAFGVPFLANPDLPERFRTDAALNTPDQATFYGGDEHGYTDYPTLGAE from the coding sequence ATGAACAAGGATCTTTTATCGCCAATAGCACTGGCAGGTCATACGCTGAACAACCGCATGGTGATGGCACCACTGACACGCAACAGGGCACCCGGGTCTCTAGCCAATGCGATGATGGTAAAATACTATGCACAGCGGAGCAGCGCCGGACTGATTATCACTGAAGGCACGCAGATCTCAGAGCAGGGGGTCGGCTATCCGGCCACACCGGGCATCTACTCTCAGCAGCAGATCGATGGCTGGAAGCAGGTTACCAATGCCGTACATGAACAAGGCGGTGCTATCTTTGCCCAGCTCTGGCACTGTGGCCGCATCTCCCACCCCAGCTTCCACAATGGTGAACTTCCCGTTGCTGCTTCCGCCATTAAACCGGCTGGCCAAGCGGTCACCTATGAGGGCATGCAAACCTTCGTTGAGCCGCGAGCACTGTTTGCCGAAGAGATTCCCGGCATTATCGAGCAGTACCGCCATGCTGCAGCCTGTGCCAAAGAGGCCGGATTTGATGGTGTGGAGATTCATGCCGCCAACGGCTATCTGATCGATCAGTTTATTCGGGATGGCAGCAACAACCGTAGCGACCAATACGGAGGTTCACTGGAGAATCGAACCCGCCTGCTGCTGCAGATCGTTGCCGCAGTTGGCAGTGAAATCGGTTTCCATAAGGTTGGTGTACGCATCTCTCCGATCAATGCCTTTAACGACATCTCCGACTCCGATCCCCAGAGCACATTTAATCATGTGGCAAGCAGCCTCTCGGGCTTAGGACTGGCCTACCTGCATGTTGTGGAGGTGGATATGACAGGACAATCCGATCCTGAATTTGATATGCAGCAGTTGCGTGATCGCTTTGACGGCCTCTATATCGCCAATGGTGGTTATGACAAAACTCGGGGCAACCAGAGCATTGCCGAGAACCGGGCTGATATGATCGCTTTCGGCGTACCGTTTCTGGCCAATCCGGATCTACCTGAGCGGTTCAGAACCGATGCCGCACTGAATACGCCGGATCAAGCCACCTTCTACGGTGGTGATGAACACGGTTATACAGACTATCCCACACTGGGAGCTGAATAA
- a CDS encoding glutathione S-transferase family protein gives MGMMIDGRWEADDGKWASKDGKFHRAPSKFHCPSTSEATGEYDLKAETDRYHLYVSLACPWAHRALIFRKLKGLEEIIPVTVVQPHMLDQGWQFSEPEPLYGFTHAHQLYGKADPHYTGRVTVPILWDRKEERVVCNESAEIIRIFNAAFNGLTGNHDDYYPEALRSEIDLINAFVYPGINNGVYKCGFATKQEPYEEAFDNLFAALDTIEVRLAKQRYLVDNQITEADWRLFTTLIRFDAVYVGHFKCNRNRIADMPNLSNYLRDLYQQPGIAETVDFDHIKAHYYYSHESINPTRIVPKGPADDFTAPHDRARFTS, from the coding sequence ATGGGTATGATGATTGATGGCAGATGGGAAGCCGATGATGGTAAATGGGCCTCAAAGGATGGCAAGTTCCATCGTGCCCCTTCGAAATTCCACTGCCCATCCACCTCAGAGGCAACCGGAGAATATGATCTGAAGGCAGAGACAGATCGCTATCACCTCTATGTTTCGCTGGCCTGTCCGTGGGCGCACAGGGCACTTATATTCAGAAAACTTAAAGGCTTAGAGGAGATCATTCCGGTCACTGTCGTACAGCCGCACATGCTCGATCAGGGCTGGCAGTTTTCAGAACCAGAACCGCTCTACGGTTTTACCCATGCGCATCAGCTCTATGGCAAAGCCGATCCTCACTATACAGGGCGGGTCACCGTGCCGATTCTCTGGGACAGAAAAGAGGAGCGCGTCGTCTGCAATGAATCAGCAGAGATTATCCGCATCTTCAACGCCGCCTTTAATGGACTGACCGGCAATCACGATGACTACTACCCTGAAGCACTGCGCTCAGAGATTGATCTGATCAATGCATTTGTATACCCCGGCATCAATAATGGCGTCTACAAATGTGGCTTTGCCACCAAACAGGAGCCTTATGAAGAGGCGTTCGACAACCTCTTTGCGGCCCTGGACACGATCGAGGTCAGACTGGCGAAACAGCGATATCTGGTTGACAACCAGATCACTGAGGCCGACTGGCGACTGTTCACCACACTGATCCGCTTTGATGCAGTCTATGTCGGTCATTTCAAATGCAATCGCAACCGCATCGCTGATATGCCCAACCTCTCCAACTACCTGCGTGATCTCTATCAGCAGCCGGGTATCGCTGAAACGGTCGATTTTGACCATATCAAAGCGCACTACTACTACTCTCACGAATCAATCAATCCGACGCGCATTGTACCCAAAGGGCCGGCAGATGATTTCACCGCACCGCACGACCGAGCCCGGTTCACGTCATGA
- a CDS encoding pirin family protein: MSISIHSAITVPEGDGVTVKRLMPVGGLRNFDPFVLWDHFDISGGGFPDHPHRGFEAITYLFDGGMNHADNLGNVGTIHAGGAQRFTAGRGLVHSEFPDGRAHGIQLWINLAKTLKSIDPAYSQVEADAIPEVTENGVSIRTIVGESGAISLHTNVEYLEIRMAGDSAMQRALPSGFRGFIYAVEGQTNIDGESLNSGEAAFIEDASQIALQSSEGGRLMWCFGRPHHEPIHQHGPFVD, translated from the coding sequence ATGAGTATCTCTATTCATTCAGCCATCACGGTGCCTGAAGGCGATGGCGTGACGGTGAAACGGTTGATGCCGGTTGGCGGGCTGCGCAATTTCGATCCCTTTGTACTCTGGGATCATTTTGATATCTCAGGTGGCGGTTTCCCCGATCACCCGCATCGCGGGTTTGAGGCGATCACCTATCTGTTTGATGGTGGCATGAACCATGCCGACAACCTGGGTAATGTCGGCACCATTCATGCCGGTGGTGCGCAACGATTCACCGCCGGGCGTGGTTTGGTACATTCAGAGTTTCCCGATGGACGAGCACACGGTATCCAGCTATGGATCAATCTTGCCAAAACACTGAAATCCATTGATCCCGCCTATAGTCAGGTAGAGGCCGATGCGATCCCGGAGGTCACTGAGAACGGGGTAAGCATACGAACTATCGTGGGGGAATCCGGTGCCATCTCCCTGCATACAAATGTCGAGTATCTGGAGATTCGCATGGCTGGCGACTCTGCCATGCAGCGCGCCCTGCCTTCCGGTTTTCGTGGATTCATCTATGCTGTGGAGGGGCAGACCAATATTGATGGCGAATCACTCAACAGTGGTGAGGCAGCCTTTATTGAAGATGCGTCGCAGATTGCCTTGCAAAGCAGTGAGGGTGGGCGCTTGATGTGGTGCTTTGGCAGGCCACACCATGAACCGATCCATCAGCATGGTCCCTTCGTCGACTGA